One window of Papaver somniferum cultivar HN1 chromosome 9, ASM357369v1, whole genome shotgun sequence genomic DNA carries:
- the LOC113310616 gene encoding uncharacterized protein LOC113310616 isoform X2, with translation MKGIFACVVAILLVVAQIPSGLTLPSTVPAFLWSSQQHESLYNDMGKSVDYRTISQKDLAKSVLSEGGWSKFLCSEKNRQQSVDFAIVFVGKELDISRDKHADSTLMQSLQVSFESSNFSRAFPYVAASQMKEAMESSLLSGFAEACPNGLGIKDNIALLESCSVDDDKYRKLSDMDSVYDYLISRMENRQNGQTEMVVLCNGGSLSSEKLDQTWSEGQILSSLVSALKKLGASYTVLYASDPSGLVSYPSYRELDRFLAEGSVGNGSQKATYCDAVCQIKSSLLEGLFVAIVLLIILISGLCCMMGIDTPTRFEAPQDS, from the exons ATGAAGGGAATTTTTGCCTGTGTCGTTGCAATTTTGCTCGTTGTAGCACAGATCCCGTCTGGATTAACATTGCCATCCACAGTACCGGCATTTTTGTGGTCTTCTCAGCAGCATGA ATCTTTATATAATGATATGGGGAAATCGGTTGATTATCGTACCATCTCACAGAAAGATTTAGCTAAGTCCGTCCTCTCCGAAGGAGGCTGGTCTAAATTTTTG TGTTCAGAGAAAAACCGTCAGCAATCTGTGGACTTTGCAATTGTTTTTGTTGGTAAAGAG TTGGACATTTCTAGAGACAAACATGCAGACTCGACTCTCATGCAATCGCTCCAA GTTTCGTTCGAGAGCTCCAACTTTTCCAGGGCGTTTCCGTATGTAGCTGCGTCGCAAATGAAAGAGGCAATGGAGAGTTCATTGCTTTCAGGGTTTGCAGAAGCTTGTCCAAATGGCTTGGGAATAAAAGATAATATCGCTCTCCTTGAGTCATGTTCAGTTGACGATGACAAATACAGGAAACTTTCAGATATGGACTCAGTCTAT GATTATCTTATCTCAAGGATGGAAAACAGGCAGAACGGGCAAACAGAGATGGTTGTTCTTTGTAACGGAGGGTCCCTCTCTTCGGAGAAACTTGACCAGACATGGTCTGAAG GTCAAATCTTGTCAAGCCTTGTCAGTGCTTTGAAAAAGTTGGGTGCATCATACACAGTTCTGTATGCTTCAGATCCATCTGGGTTGGTATCATACCCTTCTTACAGGGAACTGGATAGGTTTCTTGCTGAGGGTAGCGTTGGAAATGGTTCACAGAAAGCCACATACTGTGATGCAGTTTGCCAGATTAAATCATCACTTTTAGAAGGATTATTTGTT GCCATTGTTTTGCTGATAATCCTCATATCAGGACTTTGTTGTATGATGGGTATCGACACTCCAACACGATTTGAAGCTCCCCAGGATTCTTGA
- the LOC113310616 gene encoding uncharacterized protein LOC113310616 isoform X1: MKGIFACVVAILLVVAQIPSGLTLPSTVPAFLWSSQQHESLYNDMGKSVDYRTISQKDLAKSVLSEGGWSKFLCSEKNRQQSVDFAIVFVGKELQLDISRDKHADSTLMQSLQVSFESSNFSRAFPYVAASQMKEAMESSLLSGFAEACPNGLGIKDNIALLESCSVDDDKYRKLSDMDSVYDYLISRMENRQNGQTEMVVLCNGGSLSSEKLDQTWSEGQILSSLVSALKKLGASYTVLYASDPSGLVSYPSYRELDRFLAEGSVGNGSQKATYCDAVCQIKSSLLEGLFVAIVLLIILISGLCCMMGIDTPTRFEAPQDS; the protein is encoded by the exons ATGAAGGGAATTTTTGCCTGTGTCGTTGCAATTTTGCTCGTTGTAGCACAGATCCCGTCTGGATTAACATTGCCATCCACAGTACCGGCATTTTTGTGGTCTTCTCAGCAGCATGA ATCTTTATATAATGATATGGGGAAATCGGTTGATTATCGTACCATCTCACAGAAAGATTTAGCTAAGTCCGTCCTCTCCGAAGGAGGCTGGTCTAAATTTTTG TGTTCAGAGAAAAACCGTCAGCAATCTGTGGACTTTGCAATTGTTTTTGTTGGTAAAGAG TTACAGTTGGACATTTCTAGAGACAAACATGCAGACTCGACTCTCATGCAATCGCTCCAA GTTTCGTTCGAGAGCTCCAACTTTTCCAGGGCGTTTCCGTATGTAGCTGCGTCGCAAATGAAAGAGGCAATGGAGAGTTCATTGCTTTCAGGGTTTGCAGAAGCTTGTCCAAATGGCTTGGGAATAAAAGATAATATCGCTCTCCTTGAGTCATGTTCAGTTGACGATGACAAATACAGGAAACTTTCAGATATGGACTCAGTCTAT GATTATCTTATCTCAAGGATGGAAAACAGGCAGAACGGGCAAACAGAGATGGTTGTTCTTTGTAACGGAGGGTCCCTCTCTTCGGAGAAACTTGACCAGACATGGTCTGAAG GTCAAATCTTGTCAAGCCTTGTCAGTGCTTTGAAAAAGTTGGGTGCATCATACACAGTTCTGTATGCTTCAGATCCATCTGGGTTGGTATCATACCCTTCTTACAGGGAACTGGATAGGTTTCTTGCTGAGGGTAGCGTTGGAAATGGTTCACAGAAAGCCACATACTGTGATGCAGTTTGCCAGATTAAATCATCACTTTTAGAAGGATTATTTGTT GCCATTGTTTTGCTGATAATCCTCATATCAGGACTTTGTTGTATGATGGGTATCGACACTCCAACACGATTTGAAGCTCCCCAGGATTCTTGA